tagatgtgtggattaatttctggagattccattctgttccattggtctacacatctgtttttgtgccagtaccaggctgtcttgattataattgccctgtagtatgtcttgatgtCTGATATTGTAataccttcagctttgtttttattgtttaagattgctttagctatttgggttcccttctgtttccatatgaatattagcatcatgttttctatatctgagaagaacgttgttggcattttgattgggattacattgaatctataaatttcttttggtagtatggacattttgaagatgctgattcttccaatccatgaacatcgaagatttttccacttttgttgtcctatttctttaatgctttgtaattttcatcatagagatctttgacattcttggttaagtttattccaagatatttaattttttgtagctattgtgaatgggattaatcttagaaagTCTTCCTCAGCTATGGCCTTGTGTATACAATGGCAATTGATTTTTgtgggttgattttatatccagctactttaccaaactcttttatgagttccagtagtctctttgtggagtcttttgggttccctatatatagaatcacgtCATCAGAAAATTGAGATAGTTTAaattcttccttccctatttgtatccctttgatttttcttgcctgatggctctaactaaaacttccaggattatattaaataGTATTAGTGAGAATTGGCAtcattgtctggttccagatctcagtgggaatgcttccacctttttcccattcaataggatgctgcccatgggtttgtcatgaattgccttgattgagttgaggaatgttccttctagacccaatttgcttagagttttcatcatgaaaggatgttgcattttattaaatgctttctctgcatctattgagataatcatatggattttgttcagcagtttgttaaggtggtgtatcacattgatagatttgtgaatgttgaaacatccctgcgtaccagggataaaccccacttggtctgggtggatgatcttcctgatgtgttgttggattctctTGGAtataattttattgaggatttttgcttctatgttcatcaaagCATCCTGTGTGCCTGTCTGCTCCCTCGCCCCTTTTCCACTGTGAGGAATCTCACTCTAGAAGAGGAGAATTCCATGGACCAAAAcccatattttctagggaaggCAAAATGTGAGGTCCAGTTTGTTGGTGAAATGAGAAATAGCTCCTATTCCTGCACTCCGCTCTGGGTACAGGCCAGGGGAAAATGGGTTTACATCCACATTCATTATATGTAGTTCTTCTATAGCATTTATATCTTGGAAGCCCAGGTTTGATTGACACTGAGAAAACTGAGAGAAATAATCATGTCTATGCCCCACATTAATTAAGGCATACATGAGGAAAAGCCATGTGCACAAGGACTGTGAGTGATAGCATATCATCTGAGGCCAGAGCTTAGTTCTGTTTGGTTTTTTGCTTCCTAGAACACTCTAGAGTCCATGGTTGACACAATagctttttgaaatttaataagaaaaacattttaaatagttatttatttgaaagtcagagttacagagagagagagaggagacaaagacagacagggacagagacacagatctctgtctattggttcacctctctttccccagatggctgtaacagtcagggctgggccaggccaaagccaggagccaagaggttcatccaggtctcccaggtgggtaacaaggttccaagcatttgggccatcatctggtgctttcctcaggccattagcagagagctgaatgggcagtcggcagccaggacatgaaccagcacccacatgggactctGAAATCACAttcaactttacccactatgtcacaacaccggccccaagaaaaacatttttattataaaaaataaaattgcactTCAAGAAGAAAAGAGGTTTCATTGTGCCAATTCTCAGAATAATAAGTATTATCCTGAACTTATGTGAGACTTTCAGAAGTGaatttctacacttgatcttagccaaaaggctgagaagtaaTCAAAAGTGAATTTCTATACTTGAATCTTTCAAAGATCGTATGACAGTTGTTGTCATACAATACTTGGAAATGGTAAAATAAACacttgacatttttcttctttaatatttaatatcaaGAAAGAGGCCACAAGGACCTTGGAAATCTGATTTCATACTAGATCCCAATGAAAAGGAATGCATTTTAATCAGTGCTGCTcagaggtatttattttttttacccatATCATTTGAATCCGTTTATTGgcttcacaatagccaggaccacTATATAGGGATACACTTCATTGGAGCAAAACTTTAGAAGACTGGTTCACATGGGTTTATCTTCTGCATCAGCTTTATTTATGCAAAagtcttctttatttcttctacACTTTTCTCATCTGTGTAAGGCTTCCTCGGGCTTCCAGGCTGCAGAAACTTCTTCACGGTGGGGAGGCTGCTGATTCTGGTTTTTAGGGCCTGCAATGCACAAATCACAGCCTCAGAGAGGAACCAAAGACCACCCCATCATTAGCACAGCCCAGGAATCCTGACCCCTCCTAAACAAAGACCGACTGAGCCCCCTCTGTCAGCACCAGTATAGAAGCTGGGAaacagatctcagtgggaataaagataaaaggaagaaaatatagcTCTATAGCATAGTCCCCAAATCATTACTAACACTTTATATTCCAGTTGTCCCTAATTCCTCCTTACACATTAACTCTGTATCTTCATATCTCTTTTAGAATATAATGAATATCAATGTGTGATATATCAACATATGGATGCCTCCaacatgacaaataaaaattcaggGAAAACTGATCTGGAATTGgggatataaaatattaaaggctAACCAGGAGCCAGTCACAACCAATTTTCacactgacagagagaggaaattgTAGGACAGGAGAACGGGGAGCAAGTCTTGCAGAGAGGAACACAAGGACTGCCAactggaggcagagaaagagaaatcacgTGGAAAGAGACCTGCTCTACAGACTTGGTGTAGAGAGACAAGGACACACCTGGATGAAGGGAGTCACAGagaaatcagagacagagagcaccagggaggaggggccaggggagTGATGCTCTGGGCCCTAGGTCTCTGTCTTAAAAGGCTAATATTCCACAGTAGCATCCAGTGACTAGTTCCTTCTTAACAAGATTTCTTCTCGCATCAGGAGTAAGGTCTTGAAGTTCAttttggagaccaggagggaaaACTAATAAAAAGACTAGGGCTTACAACAACTCCAGCATAAATATTACATTCTAAATAGGAAATGTGAGTTCTCCCCTCCAAGAGCTGGGAGGTAGGTCACCTTCAGCAGAGGGAAGCTGGCAGTTGCGCTGGGGTCGAGCTCTTCCACGTTGTAGAGAAGTTCAACCAGGAGAATGTCAGCCTTGCTCAGCTTGTTGCCAACAAGGTAGTCTTGTCCGTGGCTCTTCAACACCTGGTGAATTCAAGGAATCACATGATGATCATTGGCACAGTCAGGCTGGGGCCCCTCTCCTCTCTCAACTTCTCCAGTCAGTGGAGGGTGTAGAGATGCCAAACTTTCTCCAATGCCCTTGTCTCTTGAGGGAGATTGAGAAGTTGGCTCTAAACACAATCAGGTGAAATCCTGGAGTCTTCTTTCACTTTGGTTCCCACATCTTTGCTGCATCCACATGGCCCACTTTGATTTGCACCTTCCCTATGTGCCAAGGGCTtagctcctgctgcctcctgttcCCATCTGCCCCATGCCCTGAAGAGGGTGGCTTTGGCATCTCAGGACACACCTCTCCATTCTGCTCCCTCTCCAGTCCTCCTTGGTAGTGGCTCCCCCTTCACCACAGTTGTCTTCCCACATGAGGAGACTATTTCAAATTCTACAAGTCCTTCTTCTCCTACTCTATGTCCCTGGAATCTGAAGTATACCTGGGCAAATGTGAATTCATCACTTCAGTTCAGCATTGACTCAGACTCTTAAATTGCACTGCTATTTATCTTCAGCTGATTTGTCTACAGGTGAACTGCACTTATGTCTGCCACTACTTTGAAATGCACGAAGAATACTGTGTTTCAATTGATAGAAAGTGGTAAGTTTAGGGCACATGGAAAATCAAACATAATAGGTGAATTTTGCCATCTAATTAGTGGTCATCTATGTGGTCATTAAACAGTTCTTTCAAATTTCCATGATGTATCAaacatttcataataaaattcTGTGTCAACATGTGATGTTTATGAAACTATCCAAGGAATATTTAAATCATAAAGAATAATAAGGAAAAATAGCCAAGGCATTACTACTGACAGATAATGTTTGGCAAAGAAAGACTCTAATAGACTTTGCATACATAGAGAAGCATGAAGagttatttggtgcaaaaacagaGCAATATCAAATGCTGCATTATAAAATGCTTTGTTCACTTATGATCCTGAGTGTCTTTGATTTCACAGTGTAAAGTACTAAACTGTGACAATTGGAGAGCTTGTTATGGCGTGATTATGCCCTAAAATTTCAGTTTCACTAGGGAAGACAGTGTATGATTCCTTTTAAGTACTTTATCCCTTTGTATGTGAATTAACTTCTGTTCAATGAACGACAAAAAGAAAGATACCATGTTTCATAAGATGGGAATGAAGGACTACCTTTATTTATAAATCTCTTATAAATATGTATTGTTCATCCTTTTAATTCAACAAGATTTCTGGGAGTTGTGATCCTGATGTATTCTTTTACTTTCACAGAGAGACCTTAACTAAAATAGATACTATATATCTGCATACAGATGAACTGATTAAATGACAtaacttaatttctttattttccccACAACATTCCTAAAACTCTGAGAACCATTTTCAGGTTATTAAGTTATTCTTTTCTTAACATTGTTTCATccatctccatctgtctctccctcagccATCATTCATATCTTGCACTCCTGAAACACTACCATGTTCTGACAGGCAGCTGCTCTCCAGTCTCCCCACATATGGTGCTAGGATGTTTTTGATGTTGCTCTTAAATCAAGAGGTTCAGTTTCTACATGGTCTACTCCAACCACTAGTATGACTTAAAGCCTCTTACAGATCAAGTTCTAGAAAGGCCCTTGAAATTCTGTCTGATTGAACAGTCTAGATTGTATCCTAGTAAATTAAAATTTGATGACAAAGTTTAACTGAGGTAAttggttttcaaatatatttttataaaattccttGAGCAACTGTGTGTGTTAATACTATGGAAATCCCTTTGGTAGTAAAGGGCAATGCCACAGGAAAGCCAGTACActgtttctctgttgtttttttatgatttactgaatgtttgtgtctcaaCAAAAACATATATTGAGATTCTAACCCCCAAAGTGATGCTGTTGGAAGGTGATTAGGTTTTAAGGGAGAAGCCCTTGGGGATGGCATTATATCCTTATGAAAGGGACTTCAGAGAGCTCCCTTGACCTCTCTACCATGTTAGGGCATAGCCAGCAGTTGGCTTTCTATGAACCAAGAGCATGTCCTCATCAGATGCTGAATCTGCCAGTGGCTTGCCTTGCATATCTCATCGCCAGAGCTGGAGAAGTGAACATCTGTGGTGGAAGCCACTCAGTCTCTGGAATTTCCACTATACGTGGAGGCATATTCTCAGGACTAACACAGCTCTAAACTCTTAGTGCCCTTAAGTGTGAAGCAGTTTCCACTTACCTTTTCAAAGGCAGGAAAATAACGATTTTTCGCTTTTTCTTTGATCTGAGTAAGGCTCGCTTCTTGTTCCCCAGATGGAAGAAATGGATAATGAATAACCAATTCATTCAAATCTGCCACGCCTTCTGTGTACATATCAATCCTGGAGATAAAAACCACCGAACTGTCaaatgcttcccatgttagaattTGAAGTTAAAAATTTAGGTGGTGCCAAAGTAAATAATCTTCTGTGGGAACCTTTCATATGCCAGTCATTAGGCTAATGGTTTTCATTTATATATCTGCATTTACTTCTGACACCATTAAGGAGCATATAAACCTTTCAATTTTGTTATGCCCATGACCAAACACAGTTCCAAAGTGCCAGTAACCTGTTCAGAGTCATAGTTATGAGAGAAAGTGGTTGATCCTTGTATGTGACCACTGATGCTATAAAAAGTGTTTGAATATCTGCTGTGCTTTGCCCAGTGCACAAAGGTAGCATGGCTGAAGACTCATTTGACAGCATCTCGGGAAACTGCACCAGCCCACCCACCTAATACATGTCCCTCCTTCTCCCATGTGTTACTCATCCCAGTCTAATATTTGCCCAATATTAGAAGTTCtcccaattatttatttattgattcattcattttttttttggacaggcaaagtggacagtgagagagagagacagaaagaaaggttttcctttgccgttggttcaccctccaatggccgccgcggctggcgcgctgcggccggcgcaccgcactgatccaaaggcaggagccaggtgcttctcctggtctcctatggggtgcagagcccaagcacttgggccatcctccactgtactccctggccaaagcagagagctggcctggaagaggggcaaccgggacagaatccggcgccccaccgggactagaacctggtgtgccagcactgcaggcagaggattagcctattgagccgcggcgctggcctcattcattcattcttaatgagagagaatcttccatccactggctcgctACACAAATCTGGCAATGTCCTGGGTTCCATCAAACCAAATCGAGGATCCTAGAATTCAACTCAAGTCTGTCACATGTTTGGCAGGGTCCCAGctacttgaaacatcacctgctgcctttcctaGGATGCTTTggtgggaagctagaatcagaagcagagtaggaacttgaatccagcactctgatatggaatgtgggcaatCCTAGCAGCACATTAATGCTGTACCAAATGACCACCTACCCCCACACAATTTTTTCCTCCTAAAACATGATCCACAGCCTCTGTACATGCTGTATCCACCTCTAATCATGTTTACATGTCCCAGGACCCGCATAAACTATCCCTCACTTGATGCAATTCATTATACAGCTACAATCAGTGAATCTGACAGGAGACTTTTCTTCTTGTGGTTGAAAGAGCTATTTTAGTGAGCTAAAAtaggtctttatttatttttagaaagattaaaTAACTTTTCACTATACCAATACTTATAACTAAACCAACACTATTTTCTCATACCTATGAATACAAAGAATATATAAGCATTATTTGTTTAAACATAGTAGAACACTACAAGATGTTAACTTGAGACAACATGTGCTACTAATTTTGCCATTGGATCTTTAATAACTGGACTAGTAAATGAAATGTTACAATCATAAAGGGGATAAAATAATAGGTTTATGAAATTATATTCACCTAGTGATCTCTCTTAATAGTATACTATTCAGTGGCTTTATCAGCAGGTATCAACATCCtctaatttcagaacatttttatcatccCCTCAAAAATCCCATGTGTCTTGGAAACTGCTCCCAATTCCCCTCCCTCTGGCCAGGAACCTACTAATTCATGCTCTGTCTTTATGAATCTGAATGTGTGGGCATTTCATACAACAGAAGTCATATGCAATTCACATGAAGCTTTCTTCTGTCTAGTTTCTTTTATGCAACGAAAAGTTTTAGAGATTCATCTGTTTTGTCACATGCATAAGACCATTATCCTCTCTGGAGGACAGACTCTATCCCATGGTATGGACAGAGCACCCTTTGCTTCTCCTGTAcccattcatctattgatggacatttgatttATGTCCACCACATGCATATTAACAGTAATGCTACCAAGAACATTTCTGTCCCAGTATTAGATAGGAGCTATTTCCTATCTCTTGAGTACAAACCTAGTATTAGACTTCCTGTGTCACTGGTGAcattatgtttaactttttgaggaactgctaaTCATTCTACATTAGAATTTATTTGCAATCAAGCTGTGCCATCCCAGCAAAGAAGAGATTCCTCCAGCATTGGAAGTGCTGACTCAAAAACTGACTACCTCAGTCCTATATGAAATACTTCATGTACCTCTATGTCTTGGCCACCAGCCTCTATTAACTGTTTTCTACCAATTTATCCAGAGAATAAAATGGCATCATGAGTTCATAAAGATCATTCTGGTAAtttctggaaaatgaaaataagctcCTTTGGATTCTTCCCTTCCCAGGCCTACACTCTAGATGCTCAGACAACTGGTCCCTTCTCACAAACTctccacctctgtaactctgtgcaTCTGGAATCGTCTTTCCTCCATCCTCCTTACTTCATGGTCCAGCAGTGTCTGGAAACCTCTGCCTCTGGGCTCTGTCCATGAACTGCGTTCCCTTCTATGATCACAGTCACCTGAATGCATCCCATAAACACCCCCTCATGCTCCCAGAACCCTGCTACAGTGGACCTCAGTGCATGCCCACAGCTCCACTGCTGCTGGTCTGATTTCCTTGCCACGGTTCTGCTCACTCAATCTGGCCCCGCATTTTCCCTGTGTCATCTGCTGATTTGAGAACAGAAAATATACCGTACAGTGCTCTCTCCTTTACATCTTTTCCATAGAGGTTGTGCTTGTCTGCAATGTAGTTGAGAATGGCTCTGGTCTGCACCAGCTTCATCCCATCAATCTCAACCATGGGCACTTGCTGGTATATAAAACTCGGATCTTGtgagataagaaaagaaaaaataaaataaaatatctgtaagTTCCAGTCtttcaggaagaaaataataattcataACTGAAAAACCCAAGGATTACCTTgttccctttcaagtaaaataacctTTTGTCCTTATTTTcctaaagttctttttttaatcatcaaTACTCCTTTTAGCCTATTCTGTTATTTCATTGATACTTTTATTTACCATCTAGATACATTGTTGGTCTCTGTCTTTTTGATGTTTATTTGATCTTCATGGAGATGTTAGGTGGGGTTTCAAGAAACTGCAAATGGGAGCCATTCAGAACATGATCATCACAGGAAATTCTCAAAGTTTCATGGTATTCATGGCATCAAGGTCAGCTCTGAGAGAGTTTTCTATGTGGAATCCCTGTGTGTTCTTTTAATAACAACACTGGACTGTGTGCAAGGTGGGCCTGTGTTCTTGACCCCCCAAGGCAGCtggtccttcctcttcctctccctcttcataCTCTGACATGAACTTCTAACTATTTcagccctacttttttttttaaaattaaacttttatttaatgaatataaatttccaaagtacagcttatgggttacaatggcttccccctcccaaaacttccctcccacccacaaccctcccctttcccgctccctctccccttccaatcacatcatgattcattttcaattctctttatatacagaagatcagtttagtatatattaggtaacgatttcaacagtttgccgccatatagcaacacatagtgaaaaaaaaaatactgttggagtactagttatagcattaaataagagtgtacagcacattaaagacagagatcctacataatattttttttaaaaaattaattaattttctatgcaatttccaatttaacaccaggggtttttttttcatttccaattatctttatatacagaagatcgattcagtatataattagtaaagatcacatcagtttgtacccacgcagaaacacaaagtgtaaaaatactgtttcagtactagttatagcatcacttcacattagacaacacattaaggacagatcgcacatgggatgtaagtacacagtgacttctgttgctgacttaacaatttgacactcctgttcatggcgtcagtaatctccctaggctctagtcatgagttgccagggctatggaagcctttagagtttgctgactttgatcttattccgctagggtcatagtcaaagtggaagttctctcctcccttcagagaaaggtacttccttctttgattcaGCCCTACTTTTTAATCAAGTCTAATATATTTCATGGACATTACTTTATCACATGCATAACTGAAAGAAACTCAAGACACAGTAGGACTTATTTCTCCTCTTTTCATCCAATGTGTGTCTTGTATGTCCTTGAATATGGGTGGCAGTGTGGGATCCCAAGTTATTCCCACCTCATTTGTGATGCAGAAAGCAGGAGAAAACAAGGAGGGGAGAGTCCTAGGGCATGGAGGACATCACTTCTTTAATACTAAGGGAAATCTAGCTCTTTTTCTCCTTAGAGAATTTCCACACTGTCTCAGGGCTCCACCCTTCACACTATAACCAGaacctgtctctttgtctctccctctgtctctcctccatcCCCAAATATGACATTATGGATACATAGATCTTGCATGACTTTTAATCTTTGTCAAGATATCCTCATCATATGCATTTAGATGATTGTCCTTACCATTTTTCATCCTTTGCATGTCTTCTTTAGTTTTTATGAATTTCTCTTCAAACTGGAAGCAGAAACAGTAAACAGGTTCTTGTTAACTCATTCTAGAGCATTTCAGTCTTTTAAAGTTGAATGGCCTTTGTCTGACACATACTATGGAGGTCATAATCTACTCATGGACATTGGGATTTTTTAGATTGGATCCTTCATGGATCCAATAGCCATAGCCCATTGCTGTACCCTTCACCTCCACTCTGACCCCACTGCTGTCCAAGGTTAGGCCTAGATTTGGGAGGTGATGTCAGTAGAAGGAAGGGAATGTATGTGCTTTTAGTTATGGGTTTCAGCAATTCAGGAGAGCCTTTTTTTCATGTGATATCAGAATGCAACACTGGTGCCCCCAGTGTGGATAAATCACCTAAGTCAAGTAGTTAGTGGTAGTGGTGTTTACAGTGGTTTAAAGGAGTTGATCATGGGAGAAAAGTCAGCATTTCTGGTTTTCTAAATTCCtgagtggaaaacagaatttgttGTGAATCTACATGTTCACACAGGTTCATGACACAGACTTCGGGTGGTGTGTTCAAAAAATGTACAGTGCTCAGTTCAGGATGAATATAAGTGGTGGGGCCAGGTCAACGCCGACAGGAAACAAAGGAGAGGAGTATGAGGCTGCCTGGGAGGCTGATGGTGATGGGTGGGATGGCAGAGTTCAGCTTCGGGCATAGAGAATCCACAAGATCTTAGCAAGAGGTCCAGTCAGTGCCTGCCCTATCACCACCTTCCATCAAGTGGGGGTTGACATCTCAGAGCAAATGGAGCCAGGAAAGCTACCTTCTCTGTTCAAGCTCTGTCCCCCAGCAGGCTCATGGCCACCACTGCTGCTATCCCACCGGCTCAGCCATGTCAGGAAGCTTCAGTGTCCCCCACAAGCCCTCCCTGGCAGAGAACAGCCAGCCGGGCAATATGCTGAGAATTTGGGGTGTCGTCCCTGACGAGGCTGGTAGGTTTCACGTCAACCTGCTGTGCAGACGGTGCCCTACACTTTAACCCACGGCTAGCTGCATCTGAGGTGGTCTTCCACAGCCTGGGCAGGGCGCCCGGGGCAAGGAGGAGTTTGGCTGGGCGTGCCCTTCCCTCAGAGGCAGCACTTCCCTGGGTACGGCTACAAGGCAGAACCACCACTTCCACCACCACGTGCGGCTGTCTCATGTACGCCTGCTGGAGGTGGCACAGGACATGCGGCTGCACTGAGAAATTCGTCTCTCTTATGTACACACAGAGGGATGAGTACTGAAAAACTGCAAAGAGGAAAGAGATGAAGAACCTCCAACAAAATTCACAGTGGAGGATTTAGTAGAAGAGAGTGACATTCTCAAGAAGACTCAGGCAGGTCCTGCAGaagggacccagaagaaggcACTCTAACCACTGAGACAACAGCTCCATGAGTGTTATTGCTCTTGGAGATCTTCCAGCGGGAGGAGATGTGGAGGTGGAAGGCAGTGATATTGATGATGCTGACCCCAGCTGGCTTGGGCAAATATGTGTGTTTgtctctttcatttaaaaaaatgttttaaaagtaaaaaaaatacaagtaaacaagaaattttaaaattaaaaaaaggttatAGAAAAAGCATGTGAATAAAATCCTTGGATACCTCTTCAATGTGTTTATGTTTTAAATGAAGTGTTGTAACAAAGGAGTGGtagccattttaaaaattgagtttttaaagtaaaaaagttAAAGCCACTGTTAATTTAttattgaaaaggaagaagtgcTTTATGAATTGAGTGTAGCCCAGGATCAAGTGTTGATAAATCTACAGCAGTGCACAGCAATGTCCCAGGCCTTCATTTTCACtcaccactcactcactcactcattcactccaaGCGATTTCTCATGCAGGAATTTCCACTCATGAAAACTGCCCTGGAcaggtgtatctttttttttgtcttttataccatatttttttaCTGTATCTTTTCTATGTTTAGAAATATTTACATTCAAAAATACCACCATGTT
The sequence above is drawn from the Lepus europaeus isolate LE1 chromosome 3, mLepTim1.pri, whole genome shotgun sequence genome and encodes:
- the LOC133755974 gene encoding glutathione S-transferase Yc-like; the encoded protein is MAGKPKLHYFDVRGRMESIRWLLAAAGVEFEEKFIKTKEDMQRMKNDPSFIYQQVPMVEIDGMKLVQTRAILNYIADKHNLYGKDVKERALIDMYTEGVADLNELVIHYPFLPSGEQEASLTQIKEKAKNRYFPAFEKVLKSHGQDYLVGNKLSKADILLVELLYNVEELDPSATASFPLLKALKTRISSLPTVKKFLQPGSPRKPYTDEKSVEEIKKTFA